A part of Macadamia integrifolia cultivar HAES 741 unplaced genomic scaffold, SCU_Mint_v3 scaffold741, whole genome shotgun sequence genomic DNA contains:
- the LOC122069862 gene encoding mitogen-activated protein kinase 20-like — translation MQQEQRKKNTAEMDFFTEYGDANRYKIQEVVGKGSYGLVCSAIDVNTGEKVAIKKIHDIFEHISDAARILREIKLLRLLRHPDIVEIKHIMLPPSRRDFKDIYVVFELMESDLHQVIKANDDLTREHYQFFLYQLLRALKYIHTANVYHRDLKPKNILANANCKLKICDFGLARVAFNDTPTTIFWTDYVATRWYRAPELCGSFFSKYTPAIDIWSIGCIFAEVLTGKPLFPGKNVVHQLDLMTDLLGTPTLETVSRIRNEKARRYLTSMRKKQPMPFSQKFPNADPQALKLLERLLAFDPKDRPTAEEALADPYFKGLAKVEREPSCQPITKLEFEFERRRVTKDDIRELIFREILEYHPQLLKDYMNGTERTSFLYPSAVDQFRKQFAHLEENGGKSGPVIPLERKHVSLPRSTVVHSNTVPPKEQQNLGTYRDRENSEEACSKNSRDTNGISHIPRTLQAPHRIPMAKPGKVVGPVMSCENGSDMKNGYDSKMLIRNAVLPQGIPPPYCYRRPSMKHERSVAEGERDLSQTKPPPPPQCGMLAKLVPEISIDMNSSPFYLTRAGVMKADQVDDRIAIDTNLLQAKSQFGGIGAAAAAAVTHRNVGTVQYGMTRMY, via the exons ATGCAGCAAGAGCAGAGAAAGaag AATACAGCAGAGATGGACTTTTTTACAGAATATGGTGATGCCAATAGATATAAAATTCAGGAAGTTGTAGGGAAAGGAAGTTATGGCCTCGTCTGCTCTGCCATTGACGTCAATACTGGAGAGAAAGTGGcaataaagaaaatacatgataTATTTGAGCACATATCAGATGCTGCACGAATCCTGCGTGAGATCAAGCTGCTTAGGCTTCTTCGGCATCCCGACATTGTTGAAATAAAGCATATTatgttgccaccttcaaggagGGACTTCAAAgatatttatgttgtttttgagCTCATGGAGTCAGATCTTCACCAAGTCATCAAAGCTAATGATGATTTGACAAGAGAGCattatcaattttttctttatcaGTTGTTGCGAGCATTGAAGTATATTCACACAG CAAATGTTTATCATCGAGATTTGAAACCAAAGAATATATTGGCTAATGCAAATTGCAAACTCAAAATTTGTGACTTCGGGTTGGCAAGAGTTGCCTTCAATGATACTCCTACAACAATATTTTGGACG GACTATGTGGCTACAAGATGGTATAGAGCACCAGAGCTGTGTGGCTCTTTTTTCTCCAAG TATACACCTGCAATTGATATTTGGAGCATAGGCTGCATCTTTGCTGAGGTATTAACAGGAAAACCTCTGTTTCCTGGTAAAAATGTGGTTCATCAGTTGGATTTGATGACCGATCTGCTTGGGACACCCACTTTAGAAACCGTCTCACGG ATCCGTAATGAAAAAGCTAGGAGATACTTGACCAGCATGAGGAAGAAACAGCCCATGCCATTTTCTCAGAAGTTCCCAAATGCAGATCCTCAGGCACTTAAGCTATTGGAAAGACTGTTAGCATTTGATCCAAAGGATCGGCCAACTGCTGAAGAG GCACTTGCTGATCCTTACTTCAAAGGCCTAGCAAAAGTGGAGAGGGAACCCTCTTGTCAGCCAATAACAAAGCTAGAGTTTGAGTTTGAGCGGCGGAGGGTGACGAAGGACGACATAAGGGAACTAATCTTCCGGGAAATATTAGAATACCATCCCCAACTGCTGAAAGACTACATGAATGGAACAGAAAGGACAAGTTTTCTCTATCCTAG TGCTGTTGATCAATTCAGAAAGCAGTTTGCACATCTCGAGGAAAATGGTGGTAAAAGTGGGCCAGTGATTCCACTTGAAAGGAAGCATGTTTCTCTCCCAAG aTCAACAGTTGTCCACTCAAATACAGTACCTCCCAAGGAACAACAAAATTTGGGTACATACAGAGATAGGGAAAACTCTGAGGAAGCGTGCAGTAAGAACTCAAGAGATACAAATGGAATCAGTCATATTCCAAGGACTTTGCAGGCACCACATCGGATTCCAATGG CCAAACCTGGGAAAGTTGTTGGACCAGTCATGTCTTGTGAGAATGGAAGCGACATGAAAAATGGCTATGACTCAAAAATGTTGATAAGGAATGCTGTGCTTCCTCAGGGTATCCCTCCACCATACTGTTACCGCAGGCCTAGCATGAAGCATGAAAGATCAGTAGCGGAGGGTGAAAGGGACTTGTCACAAACcaaaccaccaccacccccacaaTGTGGCATGCTGGCTAAATTAGTCCCAGAAATTTCCATAGACATGAACTCCTCTCCATTTTATCTAACGCGGGCAGGAGTGATGAAGGCAGACCAAGTAGATGATCGAATTGCCATCGATACAAACCTGCTGCAAGCTAAATCGCAGTTTGGTGGGATTGGTGCTGCAGCTGCCGCTGCAGTTACTCACAGAAATGTGGGAACTGTTCAGTATGGCATGACAAGAATGTACTAA